From Marinobacterium sp. LSUCC0821, a single genomic window includes:
- the phoR gene encoding phosphate regulon sensor histidine kinase PhoR has protein sequence MTRSIIRQLFTLLSFLLLGVLIGFIFELDLAISTLASLTIWAITYILLIAKLVAWSDRGFNSEEPTSLFEFQKLSTAFKHYRDQTEAEFDEIHEDIDQFQAATAAMEDAIVIINKDGTIEWWNNSAEESLELTIEQKHKTVPEIFSDPEFLNFYENSDEKGSFKSESGTHQRILEFRVHPFGAGDRVLVARDITENEKFEQMRHTFLANASHELRTPITVIHGYLETLQDQELALPVKRAIQSMQSQSNRMVALISDLLTLSRLETSAENRSRQPIHVHQMLKSIADEAREVSGDNQHQISLSMDDGFDILGNEGELRSALSNLVFNAVRYTPAHGSIEVKLETVDKGVLFSVTDSGVGIAAEHIPRITERFYRVDEGRSRDNGGTGLGLAIVKHVLVRHNSKLGVSSKLGEGSRFSCIFPAERVTQNSNLSEA, from the coding sequence GTGACAAGATCGATCATACGCCAACTGTTCACTTTACTGAGTTTCTTACTCTTAGGTGTATTGATCGGTTTTATCTTTGAGCTAGATCTTGCCATTTCGACTCTGGCTTCCCTCACTATCTGGGCAATCACATACATCCTATTAATCGCAAAGCTCGTTGCTTGGAGCGATCGTGGCTTCAACTCCGAAGAGCCAACTTCGTTGTTTGAGTTCCAAAAACTGAGTACCGCATTCAAACACTATCGTGATCAAACAGAGGCTGAGTTTGACGAGATACACGAGGATATAGACCAGTTTCAAGCGGCAACTGCAGCGATGGAAGATGCCATCGTAATCATCAATAAAGATGGCACGATTGAGTGGTGGAATAACTCGGCTGAAGAGTCCTTAGAACTCACGATCGAGCAGAAGCACAAAACTGTTCCAGAGATTTTTTCTGATCCTGAATTTCTTAATTTCTACGAAAATAGCGACGAGAAGGGCTCATTTAAGAGCGAATCGGGCACTCATCAGCGCATTTTAGAGTTCAGGGTACATCCGTTTGGTGCTGGCGACAGAGTACTTGTTGCCCGCGATATTACAGAGAACGAAAAGTTCGAGCAGATGCGTCACACCTTCCTAGCTAACGCATCTCATGAGCTAAGAACGCCAATTACAGTTATTCACGGTTATCTAGAAACGCTGCAGGATCAGGAGCTTGCTCTGCCAGTAAAACGTGCGATTCAATCTATGCAGTCACAGAGTAATCGCATGGTCGCACTCATCTCCGATCTACTTACGCTATCCCGTCTCGAGACCAGTGCTGAGAATAGAAGCCGCCAGCCGATTCACGTGCATCAAATGCTTAAGTCGATTGCAGATGAGGCGCGCGAGGTCTCTGGTGATAATCAACACCAGATATCCCTCTCAATGGACGATGGATTTGATATCTTAGGTAATGAAGGTGAGTTACGCAGCGCACTCTCAAACCTCGTCTTCAATGCGGTGCGCTACACTCCAGCGCATGGCTCAATCGAAGTTAAACTGGAAACAGTGGATAAAGGGGTCCTCTTCTCCGTCACTGATTCAGGTGTGGGAATTGCAGCAGAGCACATTCCGCGTATTACTGAGCGTTTCTACCGCGTTGATGAGGGGCGTTCTAGAGATAACGGTGGTACAGGGCTTGGATTGGCGATCGTTAAGCATGTTCTTGTAAGACATAACTCGAAACTGGGGGTTTCAAGTAAACTTGGTGAGGGCAGCCGTTTCAGCTGCATCTTCCCAGCAGAGCGTGTTACTCAGAACAGCAATCTTTCTGAAGCTTAA
- the ubiA gene encoding 4-hydroxybenzoate octaprenyltransferase has protein sequence MRADKPIGTYLLLWPTLWALWIAAEGFPRLDLLFIFVVGVWVTRSAGCVINDFADRKVDGHVKRTKDRPLPAGRITSKEAITLFVSLMLVAFVLVLFTNTAAIMLSPIALLLAFSYPFMKRYTHFPQVVLGMAFGWGIPMAFAATTGEVGLIGWLVFLAKILWTVAYDTQYAMVDRDDDLKIGIKSTAVFFGQYDKIAIAGLHAASILVLIYIGQLAGLGFWFHAGLVGAVVFFIYQQWLIRDRDRMRCFQAFLNNHYAELVVLIGLAIDYAI, from the coding sequence ATGCGTGCTGATAAACCGATAGGCACCTATTTGCTCCTCTGGCCAACGCTATGGGCGCTCTGGATCGCTGCTGAGGGCTTTCCACGACTCGATCTTCTCTTCATTTTTGTTGTAGGTGTGTGGGTTACACGCTCTGCTGGATGCGTTATTAATGACTTTGCTGATCGTAAAGTAGATGGCCACGTTAAACGCACTAAAGACCGGCCTTTACCAGCAGGCAGAATCACCAGCAAAGAGGCAATTACGCTTTTTGTAAGCTTGATGCTGGTCGCTTTTGTTCTGGTTCTATTTACCAATACTGCAGCCATCATGCTCTCCCCCATCGCGCTGTTGCTCGCTTTTAGCTACCCCTTTATGAAACGCTACACCCACTTCCCACAGGTGGTGTTGGGCATGGCCTTTGGCTGGGGAATACCAATGGCTTTTGCTGCGACCACAGGTGAAGTTGGGCTAATTGGCTGGCTAGTCTTCTTAGCAAAGATACTCTGGACCGTTGCTTACGATACGCAATATGCCATGGTTGACCGTGATGATGACCTGAAAATTGGCATTAAATCGACTGCCGTCTTCTTTGGCCAATACGACAAGATAGCAATTGCGGGCCTGCATGCTGCATCAATTCTCGTACTGATTTATATAGGCCAGCTCGCGGGGCTGGGATTCTGGTTTCATGCTGGACTTGTAGGTGCAGTAGTGTTCTTTATTTACCAACAGTGGCTGATTCGAGACCGTGATCGAATGCGCTGTTTTCAAGCTTTTTTAAATAATCATTATGCAGAACTGGTGGTCCTCATCGGTCTTGCGATTGATTACGCCATATAA
- the phoB gene encoding phosphate regulon transcriptional regulator PhoB: MSRARRILIVDDESAIREMIVMALELAGYETLEAGDAKTAHAMVVDEQPDMMLLDWMMPGTSGIELAKRLRSDPTTKDLPIIMLTAKADEDNKVQGLEAGIDDYITKPFSPKELIARLKAVLRRSLPEEDEGSISVGGIILDPVSHRVSDAAGNSLSLGPTEFKLLHMFMTHQDRAYSRGQLLDMVWGGNVYVEERTVDVHIRRLRKALGPDLGNLIQTVRGTGYRFSTKL; this comes from the coding sequence ATGAGTCGAGCTAGACGCATACTAATTGTCGATGATGAATCAGCGATTCGTGAAATGATAGTCATGGCCCTAGAGTTAGCTGGGTATGAAACGCTAGAGGCAGGCGACGCTAAAACGGCACATGCTATGGTCGTTGATGAGCAGCCTGACATGATGCTATTGGATTGGATGATGCCTGGAACAAGCGGTATTGAACTGGCTAAGCGCTTACGTTCAGATCCAACCACTAAAGACCTCCCTATCATCATGCTGACCGCAAAAGCAGATGAGGATAATAAGGTTCAAGGTCTTGAAGCCGGCATAGATGACTACATCACCAAACCTTTTTCACCCAAAGAGCTTATTGCTCGGCTCAAAGCGGTTTTAAGACGAAGCTTACCTGAAGAGGATGAGGGCTCAATCTCTGTTGGCGGAATTATTTTAGATCCTGTTTCACACCGCGTATCCGATGCTGCTGGAAATTCACTAAGCCTTGGCCCAACAGAATTTAAACTTCTACATATGTTTATGACCCACCAAGATAGGGCATACTCACGTGGCCAGCTTCTCGATATGGTTTGGGGTGGTAATGTCTACGTGGAAGAGCGAACCGTTGATGTTCATATCAGACGGCTTCGCAAAGCACTTGGGCCAGACCTGGGCAACTTAATTCAGACAGTCCGCGGAACAGGCTATCGCTTCTCGACCAAACTTTAG
- the cysZ gene encoding sulfate transporter CysZ, whose translation MRVNNPLSGPAYLARGLKMLAEPGLRAFVLVPLLINTFIFAFAIFALVSNFSAWVDALIKLWLPDWGWLEYLVFLLWPLFAVLLVLLVYYGFSVIANIIAAPFNGILAERVEQRARGAILSEPPSLWRMVPRAIVRELAKLAYFIPRLVLLFIIGFIPLINLVTPVLWFIFSAWMMAIQYIDYPMDNNGVSFKQMKGLLGQRRWSALGFGSVVQLGMLVPLLNLILMPAAVIGATLFWVEEYEPEMAGLKLQKDCCSE comes from the coding sequence ATGAGAGTGAATAATCCTCTATCCGGCCCCGCCTATCTAGCGCGAGGCCTGAAAATGCTTGCTGAGCCTGGCTTGCGAGCGTTTGTACTTGTTCCGCTTTTAATTAACACCTTTATCTTCGCCTTCGCCATCTTTGCTCTAGTCAGTAACTTTTCGGCTTGGGTCGATGCCCTAATTAAATTATGGCTACCGGATTGGGGGTGGTTGGAGTACCTAGTATTTCTACTTTGGCCTCTCTTTGCGGTGCTTTTAGTGCTTTTGGTCTATTACGGATTTTCAGTAATAGCCAACATCATTGCAGCGCCTTTTAACGGCATCTTGGCTGAGCGAGTAGAGCAGCGTGCGCGTGGTGCGATACTCAGTGAACCTCCAAGTTTATGGCGCATGGTGCCACGCGCTATCGTGCGTGAGTTGGCAAAATTGGCCTACTTTATCCCGCGTCTCGTGCTTCTTTTTATCATAGGGTTTATTCCGCTGATTAACCTAGTTACTCCGGTGCTATGGTTTATCTTTTCAGCCTGGATGATGGCGATTCAGTACATCGACTATCCGATGGATAACAACGGTGTGAGTTTCAAGCAGATGAAGGGTCTGTTAGGCCAGCGTCGTTGGTCTGCGCTGGGGTTTGGATCGGTTGTTCAGTTGGGAATGCTAGTGCCGCTTTTAAATCTCATCCTTATGCCAGCGGCCGTTATTGGCGCGACCCTGTTTTGGGTGGAGGAGTATGAGCCAGAGATGGCTGGGCTTAAGCTTCAGAAAGATTGCTGTTCTGAGTAA